In Acaryochloris sp. CCMEE 5410, the following proteins share a genomic window:
- a CDS encoding TniQ family protein, which translates to MPPSIASLQPWMFQVQPYPDESFGHFLGRFRRANCLSSGHLSTMLRLRSYMVAYWETPSRRRIPNAAALNILSDLTGVEVARLCLMLFSEETQLYFQTRLCALCYAEIPSHQLTWQMAEISHCDRHQRQLLSACPRCGNAFQLPVHWQVGECEYCHLPFAEMASDQLPVAAKSP; encoded by the coding sequence ATGCCCCCATCGATTGCCTCATTACAACCTTGGATGTTTCAGGTTCAACCCTATCCAGACGAAAGCTTTGGACATTTTTTGGGCCGCTTTCGTCGAGCCAATTGTCTGAGTAGTGGTCACCTGTCTACCATGCTGAGACTTAGATCCTATATGGTTGCCTATTGGGAAACGCCTTCTCGTCGTCGAATACCGAATGCTGCTGCGCTCAATATCCTGTCTGATTTGACGGGGGTGGAAGTAGCTCGGCTGTGCCTAATGCTGTTTTCAGAGGAGACCCAGCTTTATTTTCAGACCCGCCTTTGTGCGCTATGTTATGCCGAAATTCCATCCCATCAATTGACTTGGCAAATGGCTGAAATATCGCATTGCGATCGTCATCAACGTCAACTGTTGTCTGCTTGTCCCCGATGTGGGAACGCTTTCCAATTGCCAGTGCATTGGCAGGTTGGTGAGTGTGAATACTGTCATTTACCGTTTGCAGAAATGGCTTCTGATCAGCTACCGGTAGCGGCAAAATCGCCTTGA
- a CDS encoding helix-turn-helix domain-containing protein: MSEGLADGVEQKILNNTEPLPYHLQRRLEVLQRLKSYEGCKRYVQERKKAAQELSLSDRSLRRLIHQFREQGIEGIIRQSRSDQGQLKVSEDWHQFIVQTYRKGNRGMRHTAPAQIANLVQSRAAKLGQSEYPSRATVYRILEPEVKSRSLKKKRRAIGWNGETLKLTTRKGIELNIEYSNQVWQCDHTPADILVVDQQGDILGRPTLTTIVDTYSRCIMGIHLGLSYPSAAVTCLALRHAILPKQYGAEYELMNLWGTYGVPNTSIPMAAVTLRPSY; the protein is encoded by the coding sequence TTGTCAGAAGGATTAGCTGACGGGGTAGAACAGAAGATTCTGAACAATACAGAACCGCTTCCGTATCACTTGCAGCGCCGTCTAGAGGTATTGCAACGGTTAAAGAGTTACGAAGGGTGCAAGAGATATGTCCAAGAGCGAAAAAAGGCCGCTCAAGAGTTAAGCCTCAGTGATCGTAGTCTGCGTCGCCTGATACACCAATTCCGTGAGCAAGGTATAGAAGGAATCATTCGTCAGTCTCGTTCAGATCAAGGGCAACTCAAAGTGAGTGAAGATTGGCATCAGTTTATTGTGCAAACCTACCGTAAAGGAAACCGTGGGATGCGTCATACAGCTCCTGCTCAAATTGCTAATCTTGTGCAAAGTAGGGCTGCAAAACTCGGTCAGTCGGAATATCCCAGTCGAGCTACTGTCTACCGTATTCTAGAGCCAGAAGTGAAGTCACGATCGCTCAAGAAGAAACGTCGAGCGATTGGTTGGAATGGAGAAACCTTAAAGCTCACCACTCGTAAAGGGATAGAGCTGAACATCGAATATAGCAATCAGGTGTGGCAATGCGACCATACCCCTGCCGACATCCTAGTTGTGGATCAGCAAGGTGATATCCTGGGTCGTCCCACCCTGACTACCATTGTTGATACCTATTCCCGGTGCATCATGGGCATTCACTTAGGTCTGTCCTACCCTAGTGCCGCCGTCACCTGCTTGGCCCTGCGCCACGCCATCTTACCCAAGCAGTACGGAGCTGAGTATGAGCTAATGAACCTCTGGGGCACCTATGGCGTCCCCAATACCTCTATACCGATGGCGGCAGTGACTTTACGTCCATCATATTGA
- a CDS encoding TniB family NTP-binding protein translates to MKHTVTQNPGYAPIIPVAYWHCPENLSVSGFFTGLLQLLQYRATGGRIPELRERLYNVLSNCGVEMLILDEAQRLTERAISEARDISDKLEISVVLVGTDRLNAVLSWDEQVKYRFLLTYHMPRLNSEELRETTALWEEHILQLPEPSKLTSAKAQDLLLQKPKDI, encoded by the coding sequence TTGAAACATACCGTCACGCAGAACCCAGGCTATGCGCCCATCATTCCAGTCGCCTATTGGCATTGTCCAGAAAACTTGTCAGTGAGTGGCTTTTTTACAGGTCTGTTGCAACTCCTCCAATATCGGGCAACAGGGGGCCGGATTCCAGAATTACGAGAACGGCTGTATAACGTTCTCTCCAACTGTGGTGTTGAGATGCTGATTCTGGATGAAGCGCAACGTCTGACAGAACGGGCCATATCTGAGGCCCGTGATATTTCCGACAAGTTGGAAATATCAGTTGTGTTAGTGGGAACCGATCGTCTTAATGCTGTACTGAGCTGGGATGAGCAAGTTAAATATCGATTTCTGTTGACCTATCATATGCCTCGTCTAAATTCAGAAGAGTTACGAGAGACCACGGCCCTTTGGGAAGAGCATATCCTGCAACTACCTGAACCCTCAAAACTCACCAGTGCTAAAGCTCAAGATCTGCTCCTTCAGAAACCCAAGGATATATAG
- a CDS encoding type II toxin-antitoxin system Phd/YefM family antitoxin, with protein MPDATILSITEASQTLSDLVDQVNESHEPIMIASAQGNAVLVSEQIWNALQETLYLNSIPGVWDSIEVGIQTPLKDCSDTLAWADQY; from the coding sequence ATGCCAGACGCCACAATCCTATCCATCACTGAAGCAAGCCAAACGCTCTCCGATCTCGTCGATCAAGTGAACGAGTCTCATGAACCGATTATGATCGCAAGCGCGCAAGGCAATGCCGTTTTAGTCAGTGAACAGATTTGGAACGCATTGCAAGAAACCCTCTATCTCAACTCCATTCCAGGGGTGTGGGATTCTATTGAAGTGGGCATCCAGACTCCCCTTAAAGACTGCTCCGATACTTTAGCTTGGGCAGATCAATATTGA
- a CDS encoding Mu transposase C-terminal domain-containing protein translates to MRQDRRRVYRGGYIRFSNLIYRGEYLAGYAGQQVVLRYDPRDITSLLIYRQEGPRDVFLTRARAQT, encoded by the coding sequence ATGCGTCAGGATCGTCGCCGAGTCTATCGAGGTGGGTATATTCGCTTCTCCAACCTTATTTATCGAGGTGAATATCTAGCAGGCTATGCCGGACAACAAGTCGTTCTTCGTTATGACCCGCGTGATATCACCAGCTTGCTGATTTATCGGCAAGAAGGCCCCAGAGACGTTTTTCTGACCCGAGCCCGCGCTCAAACTTAG